Proteins from one Dermacentor variabilis isolate Ectoservices chromosome 1, ASM5094787v1, whole genome shotgun sequence genomic window:
- the LOC142581843 gene encoding sentrin-specific protease 8-like → MASHGRIVLSYHDTLLRESDMELLDEPHWVNDNIIWFWMQYLENELYASRCDTLAFVGPDVVQLVKLGAALNVDQVLKSLELKQKELILLPVNDCQEFDLPGGCHWSLLVYNQTRKIFEHYDSTKGHNHSHAKSIARALAPLLSLREVRVVESDCLQQHNSFDCGLYVMYNLQQVCAEHIVLPEADRSRRTLLTSWMQQNRKTLKELIVKLSEPCA, encoded by the coding sequence ATGGCTTCTCATGGTAGGATAGTACTGAGTTACCATGACACGCTTCTCCGCGAGTCGGACATGGAGCTACTGGACGAACCGCACTGGGTGAACGACAACATCATCTGGTTCTGGATGCAGTACCTTGAAAACGAACTCTACGCATCGCGCTGTGATACCCTCGCCTTCGTAGGACCCGACGTTGTACAACTTGTCAAGCTAGGTGCAGCGCTCAACGTTGATCaggtgctcaaatcgctggaaCTGAAACAAAAAGAGTTGATATTGTTGCCAGTCAACGACTGTCAAGAGTTCGACCTGCCTGGCGGTTGTCACTGGAGCCTTCTCGTTTATAATCAAACCAGAAAGATATTTGAGCACTATGACTCGACCAAGGGACACAACCACTCCCACGCTAAGTCAATTGCTCGAGCTTTAGCCCCTCTTCTATCGCTACGGGAAGTTCGAGTCGTCGAGTCTGACTGCCTGCAGCAACATAATTCTTTCGACTGCGGTCTTTACGTTATGTACAACCTACAACAAGTTTGCGCCGAGCATATTGTGCTTCCGGAAGCTGACCGTAGTCGTAGAACTTTGCTCACAAGTTGGATGCAACAAAATAGAAAGACATTGAAAGAACTTATCGTGAAGCTGAGTGAACCTTGCGCGTAA